The Helicoverpa zea isolate HzStark_Cry1AcR chromosome 23, ilHelZeax1.1, whole genome shotgun sequence sequence GcgaactgcgcaggacatattatagtgcacaagcatttgcgcagtcacaagtgcactcactattcctttactctcatagtccgatgggacggcaatcctcCAAGACCAGAGAGAGATCTGGCGCAGGACACACAAAAGTTGACGTTTAAACTCATTTCTGctcaatattcatgcaaaatttaaataaaaaatatccacTGGGTTattctaattatttaattttatacaaaaattaacAATGTGAAATCATCTTTCAGAAACGttagtatattatttacaaatcaaCTGTTACATTTTGAAAGGATTCCGTCCGTACCTAACCATATTATGAAACTACTACTAGGAGCACTATTTTCAAACGAgttcttatattttttaaatatccttCCTTCTTTGGTTCGGTTGGTTATTATAAGTCATGTAATCTGGGTATTCCAAAGGCATTTGGGGTCGAACCTTGACTTCACCGCTGTAAAATTTTAAAGACAAATACGTCTTAATATACGGGTATAAGATATACATATAAGAATAGCTTAGCAAAGTTTCGTATCTATGCTCCTTACTGTGAAGGAGTTCCCTTCAACCGGCGGGCGGTAAAAGTGGaaaatgaatattaattgtCACTCTGCTGAACAGTACTTACCGTTCTTCGGCTGCTTGAGGCACGTTGCTATTTCGATCATATTGTTGTTCAGgttgtttgttttgaaatgaTTGTTGGTCAACCGCAGGTTGATTCAATGTGGGCTGATCAAACTGAGGTATATTAAGTGGGAGCTGACCAATCTGTGGTTCATTAAACGAAGGCTGACCATACTGGGGTCGATCAGACGAGGGCTGACCAAACTGTCTTTCGGGTTGACTAGCCGAGGGCTGCTCCATCGTAGGCTGATTAAAGTCTTCTTGATACGTTGGCTGGTCAGCATTTTTCATGTCAAATGATTGCTCTCCTTTCGGCTCCCTTTCTGCGTCTTGAGACCCATCATCGTGAAGAGTCTTGTACATTTCCTCAAAGGTTTGCTCGGTTACTGGTGCATTATTAGAGAATGATGACGATCCTCCCGCATGAAGTTGTGAATACATTTGCTCGAAAGTTTGTGAATTATCTTGAGAGGGATCTTGTTCCATACGCATGTCGCTTCCCTGCTGCTGGTAACGAAGAAAACTGCGAGATTGACTCGGATCGGTTGTTGTCGAAGTTTCCTGCATTTGCGACTGGCCAAATGGTTCCACGTGTTGTTGTTCTCCGGGCTGCACATGCGTTTGGTCAAAAGGCCGTCCAGAATCAACTTGATGCACATTTGGCTGTCCGTAGGGTTCCACAGGTGCGGGCTTGAATGGTTCTTGCTTCTTATAAGAAGAATCGGAACTTGGGTGTTTATACGGTTCCACAGGTGAGGCTTTGAATGGTTCATCCACTGGAATTTTAAACGGATCGAGTTCATCAGGTTGGTTTTCTGATATGATTGATAGCGGGTTATACGCGTCAGATGCAGCAGTTTGTTTAAAAGGTTCTATGTCAGGGTTATTGAACGGTGATTGAATAGATGGGTCCTGAAATGAATTTTTTGTTTGACTGAAAGGTTCTATTTTTGGCTCTGATTCTGCTTGTGGTTGTTTAAATTGCGTTTGTGGCTGATTACCATGGCTATACAAATCCCTTTGTGCTTGCTTGTATGCGTCCATTTCTGGTTTAATATTTCCATTTCCTAGCGCTGGTTTAAATGAAGCTGTCTGTTGTTGATTATATGAATCGACTTGTGGTGGTTTCTGTGCATCTGGTTGATTGTAAAAATCTTGAGGTGGATTAAAAGAGGACTGGCTTTGGTATTGTGGTTGATTATTTAAATCTACCGGAGGTTGATTTTGTGTTTCCATCGGATTTTGATTATATGAGTCCATCGATGGCGGATTAAACGAATCCATTGGTTGTGGATTATAAGGATCAGCTGGTTGTTGATTAAACGATTCCATTTGTGGTTGATTGAATGATTGTGATTGGCCATAAGGGTCATTTTGTTGAGCAAACGTGTCCACTTTAGGTGGATTGTAGGGTGCAATTTGTTGATTATAAGCATCAGCTTGTGGTTGATTGAAGGACCCCACTTGTGCTTGATTATATGGGTCCGCTACCGGTTGATTTTGCAGATCAGTTGGTGATTGCTGCATTTGTCCTTGTTGATTTCCATATTGTGCGCTTGGCGCTTCTTGTCCTTGGTCCATAGCTGGATTAAGGTAGAATGAGTCTGCAGGCTTTTGGTCATTTTGGTTATATACCGGCTCTCGTAGCTGGCTTGGGTTTCCTTGATCTCCATTCTTAACCAGGTCTTTAGTAGGCCGCACTTGCAAAGGTTGTTCCTCATTTCGTTTTCTCAGAAATAAAGAGCCTTTTTGTTTGGTTAGTAACGTTGATAAATTAAATGCCACATCTTCGGGCCACTTAATAACTATGTCCACGACTTGATACTTTTGGTCTTCTATTTTGCCATTGCAGGTATTCCGTCTAAAACACATTGAATCATTTACAACTTCTTCTATAAAGCACTTTGATAGAGATTTACTGAATGAGAAAGGAAATATATATCAATTGTTACTTACCTCATTTCGTTTTGCTCTAATAAGCATTTTATTATGGTCTCTGTTTCTGCTGTACTAACATACATGCGGGGACCAGTGCAGTGAAAGCCTGCCTTAGCCACGCCATTCAATGCCACTCCCAATATGACCTCTTGTGTACCAATCCATGAAATAAGTGGGCCACCATGATCATACTGGAAAATATATCGTGCATAGAATACATTAATAAGTATAACGTCTTTAAATTAATActgcaaaacaaaattgaaaagaagatcaaaaattttagaaatatttaaacttGCAATATATAAAGATGCAATATCTTTTATGattactgaaataataaataacagtaaGGGGCTATTCTGCTTTTACCTGACACGATTTTACAGTTGACCTTCTTGAAATAATCTCTCTTAGGTTGGTTGAGTTGATGCCCAGTCTCCTAAACTTAAAATCATCGAAGCACTGGAATTAcaaattgaaaacaaatgatTTACAGGACTACTAACATTGATGTGAAGATTTTAGGTTCTATTTTGCGGCTTGATGACTATCTCAACAAATCATATCTTAGTGTTAACTGTTGTAACTCATACGTTAACACCTGTCTAAATGCCATTATAAAAGTAGGTAACTATTAGTAGTAGAAGCCGGTATctgaccgactgaaaactttgataggAATTCGTAAAAAGAgaattgccaaccatcgggtcaactatcgAAACCGACTTTGTAGTCTGTAGTGTGCTGGAGTGCTAAATGTTTCAAATCTTTGCTGTTGTTCGACTAAGAAGAACCCCAATCAACATTTCTACGTGCAAAAATAGGATTATATATGTAACTTACTATGGGATCACTACTGTCGGGAGGACAGTCATCCGAAACGGAAACTGCCGTTGTCCCTAAACCATCTTCTGCTTCCTGTCCTTCGCCTGATGCAcacaacatatatttttctataagcTCCATGGATTCGGGACGAGATACAAGATTTGAGCACATCCTTTTCTCTATTATAGTCGTGTTTGCTTCTTGCAGAAATATGTCTTTAGATGACTCCTTGAGATAAGCGAAAATAGAAatttaagcttgtggcacattaaagcagcaccgcaacagcacggcgtcgccGTCGCcccgaattaagactacggcgagcggacagcgcgtggtcggcgcgccggccgcgcgccgtccgcgaggtgtaagcttgctgtcacagcaaactcaatattattttaagacgattatgattgatgttatgattgaacacgacgtaatgacgttgtttcgctgccggctcggagtcggcgcgcaattagcacgccgttggcgcgctgtacgcatgaggtcagcacgcgggcggcgagtcgagttgtgtggaagcgccaagcacgctgactgctcgccgttggctttttcatattgacattacgaaatatattataatatacacgatttaatgctctaaattgaatgacaacttaaatgctggtgtggagccgtgctgttgcggtgctgctataatgtgccacaagcttaaaaCTACTAATAGCATtccaaaagaaattaaaaaataaatcccTCACGCTTACATCTTGCTTCCCTCCCCAGCCAAGTGCCACGGCTTGATTTAtttcaaacatattatttttttcaaagttaATTATAATACTCTGAGGTACATAAGAGCAATACATTCGGTAGGACATGTCGGAGAACCTATACGGTTCCTGAACATGCGCGATTCCAATGTCTATGCTGATCCAATCAGGTTGTTTCGCAGTGGCATCTATAGTATATTCtgcaatgaaaatatattgCATAGTGATATTATCCATGTATCTACTTGTATTTTCTTACTTTGTATCCTGAATGTTCTATCTAAATTAATTGCTAAATATCTTATTGTTAGAGCCTCATGCTGACAGCTGCCTTCCGCGGTATAGCctaaaaaataaggaaatataaAAGTTTCAATCATACCTTTTGGAACGGAAATCTTGACGACCTTCTTCTTATAACGGCTTGTGCAATTATCTTTATCGATATCTACACCATTTACGTATTTCTTATATCCGGCTATAGCATATATTTTCTGCATCTCGGTCAGGCAAGATGCTGCCGTCAGAATTTGCGTAGGCGTGACGATTGCCCCGGCGCAAATCCATGATTTGTCATCTATTTTTGTATACGGAGATTTCACAAAATACACCTGTAAAAATGATTATGTtgtgatataaataaatcaagaaaCCTGTAAAAAGAGAAGTAAAATTGCTGTGTAGTGCAGGTTTTCTTAACTTGGTGAGGTTATCAAACTAATTAAGATACTATAGAACTTACATATTATAACATCTATAGGTTACATGGAGGAAATGGGGAAGGAAATAcctacccacccaaaacaaaaatgtgaaagactgccaagttcgataatatgggaatgcttcgcctataaaagaagtaagatctgaataagtaccaagttccatacacatacctcagttaaaaatagttactttttaatgatgttacttggcaagttttcatacaccgttataaacctactaaacgcaatgaatcaagtatttaattttctattaaaacttgccaagtaacatcattaaaaagcaactatttttaactgaggtatgtgtatggaacttggtacttattcagatcttacttcttttataggcgaagcattcccatattatcgaacttggcagtctttcacatttttgttttgggtgggatttcatttatttttgtaaggttgtttatttttattttttcttatgatgaagttagttaaagaaatgtctcatttatactatcttttagatatttttatatgcactatgtttcttacaaataaatgaactagattaaataaatggactagatttaccagctgactgacatgacatgttatcatatattatgttcgtggatcaaagttacacattcgttattttcgaaagtgattcacacttggccgttttcagatttttactttactttgactaaatacaaacctttgtaccattcaaagatatattatataaatacagATAAATTTAGTAggtttagttccttaggggtataaatttacaccgggtataaaacaccttcattattttgaaaccgactcacacttggccattttcagatttttccctttaccttgacataaagacctacctccatgccaaatttcaagtcaatacgaccattggaagtggtctaggtttttgatgagtgagtcagtgaatcagtcagtcagtgagtgtatagtaaaaatagctattttctgacgtcaatatctcaagacctacaataggtatattaatgaaattttgtattttagataagtgagggggtctcaacagatactagaaatttgatatgcataaattaaatagattttgagttacaggggggtcgaatttggcccgaaatggttcgtgtaatataacccacggccggtgtgtcgctttttttgctcgaacttggtggacacactgccgtgtgtctagatacttAATTGAATTGAAACACAAAGCACTAAAGTGAAATTTCACATCGTCTAAGAACCTCAATCAAGTTGGAAACTCTTACCAGGTAATTCTTTCCAGCCACACTTTCATGGCCCGTTCTTTGTTGACAAAAAGACactaaagaaataaacaattccattttattattactgttactgttacagccttttcatcgtcccactgctgggcccagacctcctctcatacggagaaggattgagcatattaccacgcttgctcaatgcgggttggtgatttcagttttaatagtccaggtttcctcattttgttattattattgattaaaTTTAGCTCTAGTACGTTTAATTGCTACGAAAAGAATGTTGGTTATGGGACACACTGAGTTATAAATCTGCTATCATTACTTGGCGTCATAGCTTCAATTTGGCCAAATGAGAAAAGGAAAGAAAAGACAACACAACGTTAGATCCAAAAAATTCAGATATTTAGAAACTGGTAAAGGTTTCCGATCCACCAATGGGTGCTCCCAATAGCTGTCTGTGTTTGGTAATAGACATTTGCAAAAtagtatatcttgaacaccaattgctgataaaaaggtgaaggaaaacatcttgaggaaacctggactgtaaagtctgaaatcaccaacccgcaatgagcaagcgtggtgattaatgctcaatccttcttccaGTGAGAggagcctgtgcccagcagtgggatgataaaaaggctgtaacagtaagaCCAGACAATCCAAACACTAAACGTTAGATACTAACACTTGAAAACTGCTATCCAAATCAATATGTAAAAACACTTCAGCATCGTAGAGACATTGATTCATTTTTccattaaatttatttacaagCTCAATTTCGAGGGAGCGATCAACCGTTGAATtgatttaacaaataaaatactcgaTTGCAAATACATATCACATACTCATACAAAACTTTTCTTTCATAGTTTTATGCTCTTTTGATTGCAAttcaaataattacaataaactttcgggatatattttttgttacctaTATTGTGGTTGACTCAATTTTTTTAAACGGAAGAGGACGACCACAATCCTTCCATCGTTTatcgatactaatattataaatctgaagttTGTTTGCTAGAACGTGCTTAGGAACTACAGGTccaatgtgaaaaaatatttcagtgtgaGGTAGCCCATGAAAGGTTCATCATCCTTCGAGtctttttccccaactatgttggggtcagcttctgAAGAAGATTATATGCTTTTTGTCCAGGGTCGTGCagaagtttccacgggatgcgggtgaaaccgctggcagaagctagtatggcAATAAAACGTTGGATGTATTGTTTGAAAGACGATATGACAGTAAAGAGTATTACTTGTGAACAGATAGGAAGGTATGGAAGAAGGACTGCactaattctaaaaaaaaacttttataaggACAGGGAAtgaatgctcaatccttctccgtgtgagacgaggcctgtgcccagcagtgggacgataaaaaaggctgtaacagtacggACAGGGcataatgatgatgaattaataaaatgattttgaatttaAGTAATACGTATTCAATTAAAGGTATTTCTGTATGTTGTAGCCTAGCCGAGCTTACCATTTCATGTTTCATTTATGTTTCATAGTATTTCACCAAGGTCTGTTTagagtttaaaattaatataactttaaaagctttttttggATGATTGGAAATATGTATGCCAAATtaggaatatttttcaatcGAATACAAAAAACTCTTggtttaaatatataattaaatgtaaatggaataaaacaatgtaaatgatttattttttcaaaattttacacTCTTACATTTTCAGTCAATAAAACTTTTTCAGGTTTCAGCGTGGTTTTGGTTATATTTCCCTTAATTTCATGCTTCATAGTCGTTGTGGTGTTATTCCGACTGCAAAAGAAAAGGTATTAATACATTCCTGCTACTTTTGCGGTTTCACAGCGCCCcaggggaacttcttcccgcttccggataaaatttacattttctaTCTATGTTTCTCacccggggatagtgtagcttgtagcttcccaatagtgaaaaaaaaacaaatcggtTCATTGGCTTCAGGGTCTTTACAGGCAAATATAAatgttctttataatattaatttaaaataagattGTCAACTGAAATAAACAAGTTCTTTCCTACCGTGAATTGCTGAATCCACTTAGAGAGGTTATGAGCAATTAAAATCCAATACAAGTACTTACTTACTATTAATGCTTAAATACACCTTATTGCCCAATTAAGTATTGTTCAAAGATTAAGTAATTCAGTTTTGGTCgaagttttaatataatataataacgataaggatagaatagaatagaataaacgTTTATTGTCTCCAGTACTGCAGCTAGGAGTAGTAATACACACAGAACTATAGTACTGGAAGCAAAAGGTTCAAGCGTCAGCTTTTGGATTAGTTAGTTTCACCTTTTAACGATATAAGTATCCGGCCATATAATTTCTTCTTCGACTATTTGATAACCTTTTTGTTCAGGTGCTATGTCGCAAAGTCTTGAACGTCTGGTACTGAGAAATAATCAAACATTATCTTAATTCAGGTCAAGATCATATCATACTGCTGCTTAAAGTACCGACTATCGAAAAGatgactgccaaaaatgttcactgctcaaacacttttatttttttgtcaaagtAAGGTACTTTAACTTCTGcgacaaaaatacttttttaggACTTAAATTAAGACTCTTGAATGTTGAATCTGGGTAATATGAATTACATTATGACAGTTGCTCCTTgtcaaacactggtattcagctgcatccggttagactggaagccgaccccaatatatgtagttgggaaaaggcttgggagatgatgacttGAAAAACTAAATGAGCACTTATCAGAAAACTAAAATGTAAACTCACTAGCGTAACATGCAGTAGATAAATTCTCCGTTGCTAAACGTGCTTGTGTAGAGGTAAGGACCCACGCATTCCATCTGGCCGTTCACTTGAAACCCACAGGCGACACCAATCACGTACTCCCGACCCCCAATCCAAGTGATTAGGGGACCACCGTGATCATTCTTTAGAAAAGCAAGAGTAgactttgataaataaatattaacataaaaagtgatagtttttaaaaacaaaaaaacacgcattattttttttttattaattggatttgtaatgacgtttcttaaCAGGTCATGCACTGCCATCAGAACTCAGAACGTGTGCAAAATTTAATcataatcgaagaccgggaagtgggtcaaattaagattctaagATTTTCTTTCATTCCTACATAGttgcaagtgaagctaataataAGCATGTTAAAAAGAATGAACATCAAGCACACGATGTTAGAAACCAAGGTGAAGATTACATGTTTCAGTTGACACAAGATATATCGCTGTGCTGACATCTAATCCCGAGTAGTGGAGAGCTACccgaagaagaataaaaatagagTAGGATGGTGGACCTTGTTGCGAAAATTTAAAGTCTTGCAGGATCTATAATTTGCATTCATAAGATATCTATGAGTCAAGGCAGATTCATATTGCAGTTCTTAAGCATATCAAAGTTATGATTTGCCTCATGTTTAATCTTagaatttacataaaacattcaAATACACAAACCTGACATGGCCCATGTTTTCTGTAGTTCTTGATTTGGCCTTTGAAGTAATCTAAAGTAGCTCTCGAATGTAACTAAAAAGATGCAATAACTTTATAGTGAAAAGTATTAACAAGTAGTCGTTTTGCTAAATTGAAATTCGTTTGTATCTTATTTTGTAGTATTACAAGTGGGTTAACCCACCGGCAATGGATAGTTTAATATGATATAAAGAGTTAACACAACTTACTGCTTTATCCTGTTTTAgattttcatgttttgttttatttagggGTCCAATAGAGGAAGTAGCAAATTTTCCTCCTTCATCCAGACTCCCGTTTCCAGAGGCACATAAGAGATAATTATGCACATGCACTTTCATTTCAGAATGTCCTATTAGTAGAGTTTTACAAAGTTCCTTATCAATAACTACAGTTGATGCATAGTTCACGTATTCTTCATTATGATCTTTTAAGTCTTCTTCcttaaatgtataaaaatatttatcaagtaGGCGTAAGATTTTCTTGGATTGCTAGGCACTAGAAAATAGGACGTATACAAACCAATCGAAAATAATGTCTGTGACCCCATCCAAAAGTGACAGCTTCCGTCCCAGGTTGTTCAAAAACTCTATTGAAGTTAACTTTTACAGATGCCGGGAAATAAGAACAGTATTTTGTGTAGACTGGATCCCTGAAATTGAACGGTGATTCCACTCTAGCTACACTTATGTCTCTGTAATTCCACTTGTGTGGCCCTGGATCGCTTGATTTTTGTCTATATTCTGGAAATCATAATTATATAGGTTTTATAAATAGTATGTTTTATCTGGTAAGGACCTGCGTTATGATACCAAATACCAACTCAAACACCGATTGCACAGTTGCTTTGCCAAACTGAATGCGGTAAAAAGTCTTCCTTATACAAATACAAACCTTTTTGAAAAGAATTAGAAATAACTCTCTTTTTGATGCGTTTAGTACATTCATCTTTGTCTATGTCTTCACTTCGAACATATTTCTTGTAGCCAACGATAGCATAGACATGTTTCACATCTACGAGGCATGCAGACGAAGTTAATATATACAATGGATGAATTATGCAACCTCCGCATATCCATCCCATGTACTTTTTCATTGATTGTGGAGCTTTTACAAAGTATGCCTGCAAAAtagatttttgtaattaatattacctattatatgtatgtctcttccagatctcgggactatagagtcccggatttttgggaggcgaacgtggggccgaagccaacacgctgaa is a genomic window containing:
- the LOC124642016 gene encoding heat shock protein DDB_G0288861-like, with the translated sequence MLKCFYILIWIAVFKLSFCQQRTGHESVAGKNYLVYFVKSPYTKIDDKSWICAGAIVTPTQILTAASCLTEMQKIYAIAGYKKYVNGVDIDKDNCTSRYKKKVVKISVPKEYTIDATAKQPDWISIDIGIAHVQEPYRFSDMSYRMYCSYVPQSIIINFEKNNMFEINQAVALGWGGKQDESSKDIFLQEANTTIIEKRMCSNLVSRPESMELIEKYMLCASGEGQEAEDGLGTTAVSVSDDCPPDSSDPICFDDFKFRRLGINSTNLREIISRRSTVKSCQYDHGGPLISWIGTQEVILGVALNGVAKAGFHCTGPRMYVSTAETETIIKCLLEQNEMRRNTCNGKIEDQKYQVVDIVIKWPEDVAFNLSTLLTKQKGSLFLRKRNEEQPLQVRPTKDLVKNGDQGNPSQLREPVYNQNDQKPADSFYLNPAMDQGQEAPSAQYGNQQGQMQQSPTDLQNQPVADPYNQAQVGSFNQPQADAYNQQIAPYNPPKVDTFAQQNDPYGQSQSFNQPQMESFNQQPADPYNPQPMDSFNPPSMDSYNQNPMETQNQPPVDLNNQPQYQSQSSFNPPQDFYNQPDAQKPPQVDSYNQQQTASFKPALGNGNIKPEMDAYKQAQRDLYSHGNQPQTQFKQPQAESEPKIEPFSQTKNSFQDPSIQSPFNNPDIEPFKQTAASDAYNPLSIISENQPDELDPFKIPVDEPFKASPVEPYKHPSSDSSYKKQEPFKPAPVEPYGQPNVHQVDSGRPFDQTHVQPGEQQHVEPFGQSQMQETSTTTDPSQSRSFLRYQQQGSDMRMEQDPSQDNSQTFEQMYSQLHAGGSSSFSNNAPVTEQTFEEMYKTLHDDGSQDAEREPKGEQSFDMKNADQPTYQEDFNQPTMEQPSASQPERQFGQPSSDRPQYGQPSFNEPQIGQLPLNIPQFDQPTLNQPAVDQQSFQNKQPEQQYDRNSNVPQAAEERGEVKVRPQMPLEYPDYMTYNNQPNQRRKDI
- the LOC124642073 gene encoding uncharacterized protein LOC124642073; the protein is MFSLFTCALFLPCLIKLTHCERRIVNGTLAIGEPRYLAYFVKAPQSMKKYMGWICGGCIIHPLYILTSSACLVDVKHVYAIVGYKKYVRSEDIDKDECTKRIKKRVISNSFQKEYRQKSSDPGPHKWNYRDISVARVESPFNFRDPVYTKYCSYFPASVKVNFNRVFEQPGTEAVTFGWGHRHYFRLEEDLKDHNEEYVNYASTVVIDKELCKTLLIGHSEMKVHVHNYLLCASGNGSLDEGGKFATSSIGPLNKTKHENLKQDKALHSRATLDYFKGQIKNYRKHGPCQNDHGGPLITWIGGREYVIGVACGFQVNGQMECVGPYLYTSTFSNGEFIYCMLRYTRRSRLCDIAPEQKGYQIVEEEIIWPDTYIVKSRNNTTTTMKHEIKGNITKTTLKPEKVLLTENVRV